In Mangrovibacterium diazotrophicum, one genomic interval encodes:
- a CDS encoding HdeD family acid-resistance protein, with the protein MAQIKQRGVIELGKSLLMVVLGLALLFIPEVTLVSLARLVAIFLIVQGIFVALSAFRYRRADINKYAFGLEAGVSLIVGFIILYNPGTTISFFVVVLAIWAILGGLLMAFSFNQLRKAGVTSWFLFFNSLVAMTFGLVLIFEPLRGGFALASIIGAFVLLHGLLSLFSAFSR; encoded by the coding sequence ATGGCACAGATAAAACAAAGGGGCGTTATTGAACTGGGCAAGTCATTGTTGATGGTGGTGTTGGGATTAGCCTTGTTGTTCATCCCCGAAGTGACCCTGGTTTCGTTGGCCCGCCTTGTCGCGATTTTTCTAATTGTTCAGGGCATTTTTGTTGCTTTGTCTGCGTTCCGATATCGCCGGGCTGATATTAATAAATATGCGTTTGGTCTTGAGGCGGGCGTTAGTTTGATTGTTGGTTTCATCATACTTTATAACCCGGGAACGACCATCTCGTTTTTTGTCGTTGTGCTCGCCATCTGGGCTATCCTTGGAGGTTTGTTAATGGCCTTTTCCTTTAATCAACTTCGGAAAGCGGGCGTCACTAGTTGGTTTTTATTTTTCAATAGCTTGGTTGCGATGACCTTCGGGCTGGTGTTGATTTTTGAGCCGCTGCGCGGTGGTTTTGCGTTGGCTTCAATTATTGGTGCCTT